A single genomic interval of Lewinellaceae bacterium harbors:
- a CDS encoding branched-chain amino acid aminotransferase, with translation MAYQFNVNKTKHSRLPAVDFKNIPFGRVFSDHMFEADYIDGAWTNLNIRPVEALAIHPANLALHYGQSIFEGMKAFADHEGHPVLFRPEMHAKRMNASAARMSMPDIPEDLFLQALDALVSLERDWIPTEAGSSLYLRPLMFATDEYIGVAASQTYKFLILALPVGPYYSKPVKLIVEDHFVRAVVGGTGEAKTAGNYAASLLPARLAREKGYDQVMWMDAHEFKYIQEVGTMNLFFVFKDKIVTPATDGAILKGITRNSFIHILKDWGYKVEERPISIHEVADAYRTGNLVEIFGSGTAAVASQVSLLTFGDMDMHFDESNWEMSLKLKHTLEQIRHGLVDDKFGWVVPIAHPVEMA, from the coding sequence ATGGCCTATCAGTTCAATGTAAATAAAACCAAACATTCGCGGTTACCTGCCGTTGATTTCAAAAATATTCCCTTTGGAAGGGTGTTTTCAGACCATATGTTTGAAGCCGATTATATCGATGGCGCATGGACCAACCTGAACATCCGTCCCGTTGAGGCTTTAGCCATCCACCCGGCCAATCTGGCTCTGCATTATGGCCAGTCCATCTTTGAAGGTATGAAGGCTTTTGCCGATCATGAAGGCCACCCGGTCCTGTTCAGACCTGAAATGCATGCCAAGCGTATGAATGCTTCCGCGGCAAGGATGTCCATGCCCGATATCCCTGAAGATCTGTTCTTACAGGCTTTGGATGCACTGGTGTCTCTGGAACGCGATTGGATCCCTACGGAAGCAGGCAGCTCTCTGTACTTACGGCCACTCATGTTTGCCACCGATGAATATATTGGTGTGGCGGCATCACAAACCTATAAATTCCTGATCCTGGCGTTACCGGTAGGACCGTATTATTCCAAACCGGTCAAGCTGATTGTAGAAGATCATTTTGTCCGTGCGGTCGTCGGTGGTACCGGAGAAGCAAAGACAGCAGGCAATTATGCCGCTTCGCTACTGCCGGCCAGGCTGGCCCGCGAGAAAGGTTATGATCAGGTGATGTGGATGGATGCCCATGAGTTTAAATACATCCAGGAAGTAGGCACGATGAATTTGTTCTTTGTATTCAAAGACAAGATCGTTACCCCGGCTACTGACGGAGCGATATTGAAAGGGATAACCAGAAATAGCTTCATTCATATCCTCAAGGATTGGGGATATAAGGTGGAAGAGCGGCCTATCTCCATCCATGAAGTTGCCGATGCCTACCGCACTGGTAACCTGGTGGAGATCTTTGGCTCTGGAACCGCTGCGGTTGCTTCCCAGGTTAGTTTACTGACCTTCGGAGACATGGATATGCATTTTGATGAGTCCAACTGGGAAATGTCCTTAAAACTGAAGCATACCCTGGAACAAATTCGTCATGGGTTGGTAGATGATAAATTTGGTTGGGTGGTACCCATCGCGCATCCGGTTGAAATGGCGTAG
- a CDS encoding DNA polymerase/3'-5' exonuclease PolX, which yields MTNKEIGNKFQELAQLMEFHGENPFKIRTYQNVYATLRKLNEEVGRLSLDELRKIKGIGDAVAAKIRELEDTGEMRTLRKYEDQTPAGIREMLSIRGLGPKKIRTLYDQLQIESVGELKYAILENRLLELPGFGVKTQEDILAKLTYFQEAKGLFRLASLDAVADRLNSKLIAEIPGGTFVYTGDYRRRMPVLSELAILVAPRDYQALKGIGDQVFTSWQETPAGLQAIFDEIYPVRIIMSDQAAWAGELVETTGGSIWKGRGVPAGNWDSEEAVFKAAKLPFLPPECRDLDEQSILKFDPDTLIKKQDIRGMIHLHTTFSDGINTLEEMAQAAADAGFEYLVVTDHSKSAVYANGLTVERLASQWQAIDRWNASNSLVILKGIECDILVDGSMDYSHDIMTQFDVVIASIHAQLKMDEEKATQRLIRAIEHPSVHILGHPTGRLLLSRSGYPVDHTKIIDACAANRVSIELNANPFRLDLDWTFLPYAREKGVRISINPDAHSIRGYSDLDYGIMAARKGGLNRYECLNALSGDEFLSYIRQK from the coding sequence ATGACCAATAAAGAAATTGGAAACAAATTCCAGGAGTTGGCCCAGCTGATGGAATTTCATGGCGAGAATCCATTCAAGATTCGCACCTACCAAAATGTTTATGCTACCCTACGCAAATTAAATGAAGAGGTAGGAAGATTGTCCCTCGACGAATTGCGGAAAATCAAAGGAATCGGTGACGCCGTAGCGGCCAAGATCCGTGAACTCGAGGATACCGGAGAAATGCGCACCCTGCGTAAATATGAAGATCAGACACCTGCAGGGATTCGCGAGATGTTGAGCATTCGCGGCTTGGGTCCCAAGAAAATACGCACTTTGTACGATCAGTTGCAGATCGAGTCGGTGGGAGAATTAAAATATGCTATCCTGGAGAACCGCTTGCTCGAATTACCTGGTTTCGGGGTGAAAACGCAGGAGGACATCCTGGCTAAACTCACCTATTTTCAGGAGGCAAAGGGACTATTCCGCCTTGCTTCTCTGGATGCCGTTGCAGATCGCCTCAATAGCAAACTGATTGCGGAAATTCCCGGAGGAACATTTGTTTATACAGGTGACTACCGCAGAAGGATGCCCGTATTGTCAGAGCTGGCCATTTTAGTTGCTCCAAGGGATTATCAGGCCCTGAAGGGCATTGGGGATCAAGTCTTCACTTCCTGGCAGGAAACTCCGGCAGGACTTCAAGCGATTTTTGATGAGATCTACCCGGTCAGGATAATCATGTCAGATCAGGCTGCCTGGGCGGGTGAGCTGGTTGAAACGACTGGTGGATCGATCTGGAAGGGCAGGGGAGTACCTGCGGGGAATTGGGATTCCGAAGAAGCTGTTTTCAAAGCGGCAAAGTTGCCTTTTTTACCTCCGGAATGCCGGGATCTGGATGAACAGTCGATCTTAAAATTTGATCCTGATACCCTGATAAAGAAACAGGACATCCGTGGAATGATCCATTTGCACACTACCTTCAGTGATGGTATCAACACGCTGGAAGAAATGGCTCAGGCTGCTGCCGATGCGGGGTTTGAATACCTCGTAGTCACCGATCACAGTAAAAGTGCAGTTTATGCGAATGGTTTGACGGTAGAACGGCTGGCATCTCAGTGGCAGGCCATTGATCGTTGGAATGCTTCCAATAGCCTGGTGATTCTAAAAGGCATTGAGTGCGATATTCTGGTGGATGGCAGTATGGATTATTCCCATGATATCATGACGCAGTTTGATGTTGTCATCGCCTCCATCCATGCACAATTGAAAATGGATGAGGAGAAGGCTACCCAAAGATTGATCCGAGCGATTGAACATCCATCGGTACACATACTGGGGCACCCCACTGGTCGATTGTTATTGTCCCGCTCAGGATATCCGGTGGACCATACTAAAATCATTGACGCCTGTGCGGCTAACCGGGTGAGTATAGAACTTAATGCCAATCCATTCCGCCTGGATCTGGACTGGACGTTTTTACCCTATGCCCGGGAGAAAGGGGTTAGGATCTCCATCAACCCTGATGCCCATAGTATCCGTGGTTACTCGGATCTGGATTACGGGATCATGGCAGCACGCAAAGGTGGACTGAACCGGTATGAATGTCTGAATGCCCTGTCCGGCGATGAATTTTTAAGTTATATCCGGCAGAAGTAG
- a CDS encoding UbiA family prenyltransferase: MFAQVNEAIVVRKFFSLVKISHTVFALPFALVGFFLGFQDVSGGFPWKLLALVLVCMVTARNSAMAFNRWADQEFDAQNPRTKSRELPSGILSRKSVVWFIALNVVLFVTATYFINTWCFILSPVALAVILGYSYMKRITPLSHFVLGTGLGLAPVGAYLAVTGHFATWPVLLGMVVLLWVSGFDIIYALQDEEIDKSLQLKSLPAWLGKDKALGYARLIHLLSATILMITGYFMVRVYPSLFLLFWFGVCLFIFMLIYQHRIINKYGLDKVNLAFFTFNGIASVVFGTLVILDFYI; the protein is encoded by the coding sequence ATGTTCGCTCAGGTAAATGAAGCAATAGTGGTCCGGAAGTTTTTCTCTTTGGTGAAGATAAGCCATACCGTCTTTGCACTCCCATTTGCATTGGTTGGTTTCTTCCTGGGTTTTCAGGATGTCTCCGGTGGGTTTCCCTGGAAATTATTGGCACTAGTACTGGTCTGTATGGTGACAGCGCGCAATTCTGCCATGGCCTTTAACCGGTGGGCTGATCAGGAATTTGATGCTCAAAATCCACGGACGAAGAGCCGAGAGTTACCATCCGGTATTTTGTCCAGGAAATCCGTCGTATGGTTCATTGCCCTGAATGTAGTACTGTTTGTAACTGCGACCTATTTTATCAATACCTGGTGCTTCATTCTTTCACCGGTAGCCCTCGCGGTCATACTGGGATACAGCTACATGAAGCGTATCACGCCGCTGTCTCATTTTGTGCTTGGCACAGGATTAGGGTTGGCTCCCGTTGGTGCCTACCTCGCGGTTACCGGACATTTTGCTACCTGGCCGGTCTTGTTGGGCATGGTTGTTCTATTGTGGGTATCCGGCTTTGACATCATTTATGCCCTGCAGGACGAAGAAATCGATAAATCCCTGCAGCTTAAATCGTTACCGGCATGGCTGGGAAAAGATAAAGCACTCGGATATGCCCGACTCATCCATTTGCTTTCTGCCACTATCCTGATGATCACCGGTTATTTTATGGTACGGGTTTATCCTTCACTATTCCTCCTGTTCTGGTTTGGAGTGTGCCTCTTTATCTTCATGCTGATCTACCAGCACCGCATCATCAACAAATATGGGCTGGACAAAGTGAATCTGGCTTTTTTTACGTTTAACGGGATCGCAAGTGTCGTTTTTGGGACCCTTGTTATCTTGGACTTCTATATCTGA
- the rdgB gene encoding RdgB/HAM1 family non-canonical purine NTP pyrophosphatase — MRLIFATHNPNKVREIQAIVPSYIKIQSLAELDYHTPIIESGYNLEENALMKAKTVYDQFNRACFSEDTGLEIAALHGAPGVHSARYAGEDATDKENVQKVLTQLGDETNRKARFRTILALVMSPEEIYMFEGLCIGNILTSPQGTHGFGYDPIFQPNGYDKTFGEMTSSEKQAISHRTHAFEKMNSFLVRYRSPR; from the coding sequence ATGCGTTTAATATTTGCTACACATAATCCTAACAAAGTCCGAGAAATTCAGGCTATTGTTCCATCATACATTAAAATCCAAAGTCTTGCGGAGTTGGATTACCATACTCCTATCATCGAATCAGGCTACAACCTGGAAGAGAATGCATTGATGAAAGCCAAAACGGTTTACGATCAGTTTAACCGGGCCTGTTTTTCAGAGGATACCGGTCTGGAAATCGCGGCATTGCATGGAGCTCCGGGTGTCCATTCAGCCCGCTATGCCGGAGAGGATGCCACCGATAAAGAAAACGTCCAGAAGGTGCTAACTCAATTAGGAGACGAAACCAACCGCAAAGCCCGATTCAGGACCATTCTGGCACTGGTGATGTCTCCTGAAGAAATATACATGTTTGAAGGTCTGTGTATTGGCAATATACTCACCAGTCCCCAGGGCACGCACGGCTTCGGATACGACCCGATCTTTCAGCCTAACGGTTACGATAAAACTTTCGGAGAGATGACCTCTTCAGAAAAACAAGCCATTAGCCACAGAACCCATGCCTTTGAAAAAATGAACTCGTTCCTGGTCAGATATAGAAGTCCAAGATAA
- a CDS encoding TonB-dependent receptor: MKKLGYIAWCLMLPILLSAQAIIKGGVYDKSNGDPLIGANIIIKGTSTGTTADYDGSFELKVDAIPVTLTISYTGYESLDLEITELMDKFTIELEETSLTMATVEVRGQRISDKQKASPLTVESMDLLAIKQTPADNFYDGLGSLKGVDLTAASLGFKIINTRGFNSTSPVRSLQIIDGVDNQAPGLNFSLGNFLGTSDLDVLKVDLIQGASSAFYGPNAFNGVISMTTKDPFYQKGLSASVKGGERALFEGAIRWADAIKNGAGKDVFGYKFNFFYLRADDWLANNYDPISNSISTTDNPGRYDAVNIYGDEYQAGMDLSTAPPWRFPGLGVWYRTGYREEDLVDYNTRNIKANAALHWRLQPQKEAESPELIMSGNFGNGTTVYQGDNRFSLKNILFFQGRLELRKRDKYFIRAYFTEDDAGDSYDPYFTALRLQDRAKNNFDWASDYILFYRNNFEKKANELGYPKLQTIINPDGTFSFAFDQAAADAWLTQYHDTLVTWHSRSENYANTKNPALPTANGNFLRPGTPEFEEAFREITTSLSNTEEGGTRFYDRSALYHIHGEYDFTPTWVDKWVVGANARLYTPQSKGTIFYDTANVKITNFEYGIYTGAEKRWNDNTWTLSATIRMDKNQNFDYLFSPAASIVYKPRANNYLRISFSSAIRNPTLTDQYLNLDVGRATLAGNLNGVENLITLNSFSEYRKKLDLNELVYFNIDPVRPEKVKTAEFGYRTTLWNKVYLDAGYYYSIYNDFLGFNIGLDAQFDPNSGLPSRIEAYRYAANSTNQVTTQGANIGMNYYFSNYFAINGNYSWNRLNKTFEDDPIIPAFNTPEHKYNIGFSGRDVIWKIGNGSLKNFGFNINYKWIQGFVFEGSPQFTGIIPSYDLLDAQVNWSIPKQDLTIKVGASNLLNNKQFQTYGGPRIGRLAYISFLYENKKN, from the coding sequence ATGAAGAAGCTAGGTTACATCGCTTGGTGCTTGATGCTACCAATACTACTTTCGGCACAGGCGATCATCAAGGGTGGTGTGTACGACAAATCCAATGGAGACCCACTTATCGGAGCCAATATCATCATCAAAGGCACCTCCACCGGGACTACAGCGGACTACGATGGGTCCTTTGAATTAAAGGTTGATGCAATCCCGGTTACCCTGACCATTTCCTACACCGGGTATGAATCCCTGGATCTGGAAATTACTGAGCTGATGGATAAATTCACCATCGAGCTCGAAGAAACAAGTCTAACGATGGCAACTGTGGAAGTCCGCGGTCAACGCATCTCCGATAAACAAAAAGCATCGCCACTTACGGTAGAATCCATGGATCTGCTGGCCATCAAACAGACACCCGCCGATAACTTCTACGATGGCCTGGGATCCCTGAAGGGAGTTGATCTCACAGCAGCAAGTCTGGGATTTAAGATCATCAATACCCGCGGATTCAATTCTACCAGCCCGGTACGGTCACTGCAGATCATTGACGGCGTCGACAACCAGGCGCCCGGCCTCAATTTTTCGCTGGGTAACTTCCTGGGCACCAGCGACCTTGACGTCCTGAAAGTCGATCTCATCCAGGGTGCCAGTTCGGCCTTTTATGGCCCGAATGCCTTCAATGGGGTCATCAGCATGACGACCAAGGATCCATTTTATCAGAAAGGATTGTCCGCTTCCGTTAAGGGAGGAGAAAGGGCATTGTTTGAAGGAGCCATCCGCTGGGCTGATGCCATTAAGAACGGCGCAGGTAAGGATGTCTTTGGCTACAAATTCAACTTTTTTTACCTCCGCGCCGACGATTGGCTTGCCAATAACTACGACCCGATCTCGAACTCAATCAGCACCACCGACAATCCCGGCCGTTATGATGCGGTTAATATATACGGTGACGAATATCAGGCGGGCATGGATCTTTCCACGGCGCCACCCTGGCGCTTTCCGGGGTTAGGCGTATGGTACCGGACCGGCTACCGGGAAGAGGATCTCGTCGACTACAACACCCGTAACATCAAAGCCAACGCGGCCCTGCATTGGCGTCTGCAACCACAGAAAGAAGCTGAATCACCAGAGTTGATCATGTCCGGCAATTTCGGTAACGGTACCACCGTCTATCAGGGCGACAATCGATTCAGTCTCAAGAATATACTCTTCTTTCAGGGGCGTCTGGAACTAAGGAAACGAGATAAATACTTTATACGGGCTTACTTCACTGAAGATGATGCCGGCGACTCCTACGATCCCTATTTTACGGCGCTTCGGCTCCAGGATCGCGCCAAGAATAATTTTGACTGGGCCTCCGACTACATCCTATTTTACCGCAACAATTTTGAGAAAAAAGCTAACGAGCTGGGGTATCCCAAGCTGCAGACCATCATCAACCCGGATGGTACATTCAGCTTTGCATTCGACCAGGCCGCAGCCGATGCCTGGCTCACCCAATACCACGACACCCTGGTTACCTGGCACTCCCGATCGGAAAATTATGCCAATACCAAAAATCCGGCACTGCCTACCGCCAATGGCAATTTTCTACGCCCCGGCACACCGGAATTTGAGGAAGCCTTCCGGGAAATAACCACCAGCCTTTCGAATACCGAGGAAGGTGGCACCCGATTTTATGACCGATCCGCCCTGTATCATATCCATGGGGAATACGACTTCACGCCTACCTGGGTTGATAAATGGGTTGTGGGTGCGAATGCCAGGCTGTATACCCCCCAATCCAAGGGAACCATATTTTACGATACGGCAAATGTCAAGATCACCAATTTTGAATATGGCATATACACTGGAGCTGAGAAGCGCTGGAATGACAACACCTGGACTCTGAGTGCGACCATCCGGATGGATAAAAATCAAAACTTTGATTACCTGTTTTCCCCGGCAGCTTCCATCGTCTATAAACCAAGGGCGAATAATTACTTGCGGATCAGTTTCTCATCGGCCATCCGGAATCCCACGCTGACCGATCAATATCTGAATCTAGATGTGGGAAGAGCAACACTGGCAGGCAACCTGAACGGAGTCGAGAATCTCATCACTCTCAACTCATTCAGCGAATACCGCAAAAAACTCGACCTGAATGAATTGGTTTATTTTAATATTGACCCTGTCCGGCCGGAAAAGGTCAAGACGGCTGAATTTGGTTACCGCACTACCCTATGGAATAAAGTCTACCTGGATGCCGGATATTATTACAGCATTTACAATGACTTTTTGGGCTTCAACATCGGCCTTGATGCCCAGTTTGATCCTAATTCCGGACTTCCTTCACGGATCGAAGCCTACCGGTATGCGGCAAATTCAACCAATCAGGTGACTACGCAGGGAGCCAACATCGGCATGAATTATTATTTCTCCAATTACTTCGCCATCAATGGAAATTATTCGTGGAACCGGCTTAACAAGACATTTGAAGACGACCCGATCATTCCGGCTTTCAATACCCCTGAGCATAAATACAACATTGGTTTTTCAGGCCGGGATGTGATCTGGAAGATCGGTAACGGGAGCCTGAAGAACTTCGGCTTCAACATCAACTACAAGTGGATCCAGGGTTTTGTCTTTGAAGGATCACCTCAGTTCACCGGAATCATACCGAGTTACGATCTCCTGGATGCGCAAGTCAACTGGTCGATCCCAAAACAGGATTTAACAATAAAGGTTGGAGCATCTAACCTTCTGAATAATAAGCAATTCCAAACTTATGGTGGCCCACGTATCGGAAGACTTGCATATATTTCGTTTCTCTATGAAAACAAGAAAAATTAA
- a CDS encoding DUF1573 domain-containing protein has protein sequence MKSFASILFLAFGLFMVACKSDSSSDARDQAREALESTTPGTAAAGEATPVTTPATPAIPAGPTTNIQWMEDEFDFGTVQEGEVVTHVFKFKNTGSEPLIVTDARSTCGCTVPKKPTDPVAPGETGEISVEFNSRGKSGTQSKPVTITANTNPAQTKVTLKGEVVKKEG, from the coding sequence ATGAAAAGTTTTGCATCAATTCTTTTTTTAGCTTTTGGTCTATTCATGGTTGCCTGCAAGAGTGACAGCTCTTCAGATGCTCGTGATCAGGCTCGTGAGGCATTGGAAAGCACAACTCCCGGCACAGCTGCAGCTGGTGAAGCAACACCAGTGACTACACCAGCAACTCCGGCGATTCCTGCTGGCCCTACCACGAATATTCAGTGGATGGAAGACGAGTTTGATTTCGGTACTGTTCAGGAAGGTGAAGTGGTAACCCACGTATTCAAATTCAAGAATACCGGTTCAGAGCCTTTGATCGTGACCGATGCCCGTTCAACTTGTGGTTGCACCGTACCTAAGAAGCCAACTGATCCGGTTGCTCCAGGTGAAACAGGTGAGATCTCTGTTGAATTCAACAGCCGTGGCAAATCCGGAACACAAAGCAAGCCGGTTACGATTACGGCTAACACCAATCCGGCACAGACCAAAGTCACCCTGAAAGGTGAGGTGGTTAAAAAAGAAGGATAA
- a CDS encoding T9SS type A sorting domain-containing protein encodes MNFKFFTPVLALLCLVFTSQVNAQRYLAPVFESVNIAKDAPYGANYTVLFYATVGKPVLQPLTMDIYAPAGDTITERPLVLIFHTGNFLPQGLNGGVTGVKTDSADVEIATRLAKMGYVAASCDYRLGWNPLAATQEARTNTLINAAYRGVQDARTAIRFFRASYENGNPYGIDTSRIVLWGIGTGGYITLAAATLDKYTDVLIPKFIGSDVTGDGLPDPMVIEPINGDIWGTSYGLLPNASGGLDTFCIPNFEGYSSDFDLCVNVGGALGDTSWLDAGDPPMIGVQVPTDPFAPYKEQILIVPTTGEQVVEVQGSYLTIQKANELGNNQAMIDANIDDPITEVINSRNDGLEGLCPLIGRLPEDSSPWSWWSAEYWSQVASPFCGSTPPPTCSFHTVGLLSNPDMSPEKGRSYIDTIMAYYAPRAVAVLGLSATSSIDLITSQDVQLRISPNPASHEFRIQTSYEKPILEAGIYNLAGMEIHRQSGLNTNSLEFDRGNLPAGTYLLRLRFQQGVVTQKIVFVD; translated from the coding sequence ATGAATTTTAAATTTTTTACTCCTGTTCTTGCATTGTTGTGCCTGGTTTTCACCAGCCAGGTCAACGCGCAGCGCTATCTGGCGCCTGTGTTTGAATCGGTGAATATTGCAAAAGATGCACCCTACGGTGCCAACTATACGGTATTGTTTTATGCAACGGTTGGCAAGCCGGTGCTGCAGCCACTGACCATGGACATTTATGCTCCTGCCGGTGATACCATCACCGAGCGTCCTCTGGTCCTGATCTTCCACACCGGCAACTTTCTGCCCCAGGGGCTGAATGGTGGCGTGACAGGTGTTAAGACCGACTCGGCTGACGTGGAGATTGCCACCCGGTTGGCAAAAATGGGTTATGTTGCCGCATCCTGCGACTACCGTCTGGGGTGGAATCCCCTGGCAGCTACCCAGGAAGCACGTACCAACACCCTGATCAATGCCGCGTATCGCGGTGTGCAGGACGCCCGTACGGCCATCCGCTTTTTCCGTGCCAGTTACGAAAACGGCAATCCCTACGGTATTGACACTTCCCGCATTGTACTGTGGGGTATTGGTACCGGTGGTTACATTACCCTGGCCGCTGCTACATTGGACAAATATACCGATGTCCTGATCCCTAAATTCATTGGATCAGATGTTACCGGCGACGGTTTGCCTGACCCGATGGTCATTGAGCCGATCAACGGTGACATCTGGGGAACATCCTATGGACTTCTACCCAATGCAAGTGGTGGTCTGGATACCTTCTGTATTCCTAATTTTGAAGGTTACAGCAGTGACTTCGACCTCTGCGTGAACGTAGGAGGAGCTTTGGGTGATACTTCCTGGCTTGATGCCGGTGACCCGCCGATGATTGGTGTACAGGTTCCGACAGATCCATTCGCCCCTTATAAGGAGCAAATATTGATCGTACCTACCACAGGCGAACAAGTGGTGGAAGTTCAGGGAAGTTACCTGACCATACAGAAAGCCAATGAACTGGGCAACAACCAGGCTATGATCGATGCCAACATCGACGATCCGATCACGGAGGTCATCAACAGCCGTAACGACGGACTGGAAGGTTTGTGTCCGCTGATAGGCCGTCTTCCGGAAGATAGTTCTCCCTGGAGCTGGTGGAGTGCCGAATACTGGTCACAGGTAGCAAGTCCGTTCTGCGGATCAACCCCACCACCAACCTGTAGTTTCCATACTGTAGGGTTACTTTCCAACCCGGATATGTCCCCCGAGAAAGGACGTAGCTACATCGATACCATTATGGCTTATTACGCCCCGCGTGCTGTCGCTGTCCTGGGATTGAGTGCCACTTCCTCGATTGACCTCATCACCAGTCAGGATGTACAATTGCGCATTTCTCCTAACCCTGCATCCCATGAGTTCCGTATCCAGACCAGCTATGAAAAGCCGATCCTTGAGGCCGGGATTTACAACCTGGCAGGTATGGAGATCCATCGCCAAAGTGGACTGAACACCAACTCACTGGAATTCGACCGCGGTAACCTTCCGGCAGGAACCTATTTACTTCGTCTGCGTTTCCAGCAAGGTGTCGTAACACAAAAGATCGTCTTTGTAGACTGA